AGCTATCTGAAGTTATATTAGAGGCGGCTGCCAATCCAAATGCAATAGATAATGATGGTAATTCCCCATTGCATGCTATAGCTAAAAATTATGAAAAATTATTATTTTCAACAATAAACACAACAAGGGAAGGTGAAAAAGAATATGTGGATTCTTTAAATATAGAAAGTAAGGAGCGGTACTTTAATGGGGCTCCGGAATGTCTTTTAAATGATTTTGCACCTTCTATTGGATTGTTAATAGGAAGGGGAGCTAATCTTAATGCACGTAATAATGCAGGGAAAACAGCTTTAGAGCATATACATCAAGCTACCGAGACAATTACCGGAAAAAAATGTGAGCTTAACCTTGAGTCAAAATTATTTATAAAAGCTTATGATAATTATTCAAAAGAGCATAGCGATAAAAGCTTTCAGAATAAAGTAATAGCATCAAAGCAAAAAGAAAAAAATGGTTGCTGTATAATGATGTAGATATTTACTTATAAAAAAGAGAGACTAAGGAGTTTCACTGCTTAGTTCTTTCTTTTAGATACATTTGTATCGTTAAATAGGTGACCTACCTCCTCCTTTAGGGTTCTGTGAAACTAAATCAGTCCATTTTGATTTATTTGGGTCTTTATCTTTCGGTTCATTAGGTTGTGGTGGGCTCAGTTCAGGGTTAGGCTTTATATTAAGTCTAGCCATTAGGTTTTCAAAACCAGGTTTAAAATCTAACCCTTTTTCAGCTTGATCTAGGCAATCATATATATGGGTTTTATGATCTCTAGTAAGTTCTAAATTATTAAAATTTTTACATGCCTCTAGTACTTGCTGATTAGACATTTGATTCTCTGATTTACCAACTTCCTGTGCTATAACTGTTGCCTTAACTATATCTACAGCCGTCTCTTGAGATTCTTTCCTAAAATTATCTCTTTTTTCTATCATTGTCTCAAGTGTAGGTATATGGTGATCCTCACCATGAATATGAATTCTTTCCTTTAAATGATCAATTTGTTGACCCATTGCATGTAAGGCTTTACCTGTTAAATCAATAAAGCTATGAAACTTGTTCGGATTTTTGTGCTCATCAATAGTGCTACGCATCGCACTAACACTCTCTTCATTAGGCGGCTCACGCTTAATAGCATCAAATCTGTTCTTTAATTTTTTATTTTCTTCTTCAGCTTTTATGATATCAGGATGGAAATTAAATAATTCACTTAAACTTATTATTTTCTCATCCTTTATCTCTCTGTTATTGTTTGTTACAGTCGGTTGGCTTTGACTGATGCCTACTGAAGTTCCGCCGGCTTGTGCGGCAGCTGAGGAGAACGCGGTTGCAATCGACAAACCGGGGAAATTTTGTAATAATTCATTACCCTCTCTAATCAATTCTTGTATTTCTGTGGTGCTCAAATTTCTGCTGCTTAATCGCTTGATGATTTCATTTATCCTTATTTCAGCTTTTCTCCGTGCTTCCTTCTCAAGCTCACCGCCTGGCCCGACAAACCCGGCGAATGTTTTCCCGGCTTTCTGATATATATCTTTTACCCTTTCAAGTAATGATTTACCTAACCCGCCGCGGTTATCATCCGATTTATTATTCATCCCTTTCCCCTAAGGTCTTTTACTAATTTTTAACTATATTAGATAAATATTAACAGTTAGTTAACAAATTCTCTAACAATAGTAAGTTTTTCTCCGTATATCATATGTGCATTATATTTTAGAAACTTTGCTTCTTATTTGTTACTATTATTCTCCACCATCCAGTTAGCGAATCTGGTATCTACTTTCGGGTTTTCTTCATTTTAGGAATAAATATAATATATATTATATTTATTATTAATAATTATACTAAGTAATTAAAATTGAAGAGATGTGGGGAGTTTGTTAATATTTAAACAGTTTAAATTAATTTTAGCGTAAAATAAGGAGATGGCATATTAAGAGTATAGTTTTAGATTTTAGTAATAAAAATATAAGTGATGAAAACATCTTAAAATATTTGCCCTTAAACGATCCAAGTATACTAGAGTTGGATCTAAGTGATAATGAGCTTACACAAATTATATTTATCCAAAGCTTTCCACAAATAGAGATTCTTAATCTTAATGGTAATAATTTATCAAGTGAAACTGATCTCGAAACTTTGAATAAACTAGAAAATTTATCTGAACTTTATCTAAGGCAGAATCAAATTTTTAGCATTGCATTTTTGAAAAATAGCCAGTTAAAAATATTAAGATTTAGTAGAAGTAGGCTTAAAAAGTATTAAAGGTATAGGACAGCTAATATTTATAAAATTAATATAATATTATTTGATCCATAACATAATTTTAATCATTTTATGATATAGTTTGCTTATATGGCTTCATATATTTTAACTTTAAACCTTTAAACATTAATATAGTTAATATTATTAGCGAAAATTATCCAAACAAAAAGGGAAACATATAATGTTAGAAACAATAGAAACAAAACATAAGCAATTCATAGCAGCAGTAAAAACCGGTGCAATGGGAGTAATT
The window above is part of the Candidatus Jidaibacter acanthamoeba genome. Proteins encoded here:
- a CDS encoding ankyrin repeat domain-containing protein translates to MLDTTGLKEAIIRTKDVNEVKRIVESIKQQTKDYLEQNADKESLKKPGVREQAAQLMLSDTFNIVCNPKTGETFLHITSKMMDVELSEVILEAAANPNAIDNDGNSPLHAIAKNYEKLLFSTINTTREGEKEYVDSLNIESKERYFNGAPECLLNDFAPSIGLLIGRGANLNARNNAGKTALEHIHQATETITGKKCELNLESKLFIKAYDNYSKEHSDKSFQNKVIASKQKEKNGCCIMM